Within the Musa acuminata AAA Group cultivar baxijiao chromosome BXJ2-9, Cavendish_Baxijiao_AAA, whole genome shotgun sequence genome, the region AATTGTTGCCACAAGCATTCAGGCTGCTaactttggtggtcattcaggaaCACCTGCTGCAAGAATGAAGAAAGTCCCCAGCACAGTGGTGAAGAATCGCAGTCGTGAACTAACCACTGTTTTTGAGTCATTTTCACCATACCAGGGAATGGAAGGTCAAATTGTGAGGATATGGATTACCGAAATTGCTACTGATGGAATTCATTTGGTAAGTCAGCCATCTTATCCCGTTTGGATAATCATCAAGAATATGCATAATTTACTTTTTGCATCCGAGGCATTAGTCAATGTCTTTTAACCAAATAAGGATACTGTATCACTGTCTCACTCAAATCAGTTTCCATTCTTATCACAGGTAGGCCATACCAAGGGATACATCCAAGTGCTTGTGGTTGCTCCCGAGAGTATGTTGGGGACCTCAGTCAATTCAAAGATCACATCTGTTGGAAGGTGGTCTGCTTTTGGTGAAGTAATTGACACCCCAGCTATGGTAAATAAAGGCACACACCCAGAGAACCCTAAAGCGGGATCTTCTCTTCACTCCAATTCATGCAACAGTTGTGAGTGCTCAAGGGATCCTGAACCCTGCCAGTGTCGTCTCCCAGAATCATGTGTTCAGCAAACCTGTACCGCCAGCCATGTAGATCCTATCGACATTGTTATGGATCGAAATCACAGGGGGAGAAATTTTATTGGCTCAATTCAGTCTCTGCTGGTGCGGAAAAGATCATGCGGACCAGAGAAGAAAAGCGAGTGTAACACATTTAAGTCATCAAACGACCATCAAACAGAAGGAACCAGAAGAAAATTAGTTGCCGTGGATTATATGTTGCTGAGTGGAATGGCACTTAGCTTTCTCACTAGTGTAGTTTTGCTAATTTTGATTTCCTCAAAGATGATGTCCTGACAAAGAGATTAAGGTGTCAATTTTGTATGGCTGTATGCTTTGCTAATGCTACGTCCATCTTCCTCGAGCCATCATCCTTTTTACTTGACAGAAACAGGGCAGGTTTTTCGAAGCTCCATGTTGCAATTTGTACTTTTGGGGCTCGATAAGTTTATTGTCGAAAAATGAAACATAATCTGTGTATTTGATTTACATgactaatgaaatgcaaactattgACTGCTTACAAGttacaggagagagagagagagagagagagagagagagagagagagggaagcatGGTTCTTGAATCAGGCAAGTTCATCCTTATCACAAGTCTGGGTATAAGATACAGACATTCCAATATCACAGGTTGAAGCATATCTACCATCCAATTGGAGATTACCCTGTTCTTGAAGAAGTGAAAGAACTCTAGTGTTTCTTTTTCCctaaaaacaagaaaaaatatttgCTCTCTGTTTTGCATATTTTGTAACCTATTTTGATTCACACCCCCCCTTTTCTTTAACAAGATGATAGCCTACAAGAAATTGCTTTCTAAATTTATAGTTTTAGTTCTCTCTCTTTGTTTGCTAAACCATTAAATCTATTTATagtgatgattaaaaaaaaaagaagtaaaaataattttgacaatAGAATCCCAACAAAATCTAAGGAGACTTGTAGTTGAAGATGTAATCCCTAATACACCCATCTAACCCTATCAAACCTCCATTCATAAACATTAGCATCACATCCAAGCACTGCGTGACATGTCTTGTTGCCTAGCATTACCAACCCTAACACACTCGAGGAAGGCTCGAGTGGGGGGTTTTGCCCTTCTGGAAGCTGAGCCACCCATACACACACTCGCATCTTTTCTTAATGGCCGCCCATTCGCCGAAGCCTACAGAAAAGGACATGGAAGGACGCAAACAAATGAAGGATGACCAGCAGCAGTAGGAAATGATGAGATAAAGACATCGGTAGTTGCACTGTGTGATGTCATTTGACCACCTGCAACCAACTGCCACCGCCCTCTGCCTCTCCTTTCTTTTAAGCCTTCGTCTGTGGCCATCATATCTGCCCAAGTTGGTAGAGCACGGGGAGGGTTTGGGTGGGGTTCTTTGCCCTCTTAAATTGCTGGGCAGTGGTAGAGagtgaaagaaagagagagagagagagagagagagggggggagcaTATAGATGTTGGATGGTCAATGGAGGGGAATAAGTAAGCTTTCGAGGACACATTAAAGATCCATTTTGTGGTCGAGACGGTGTAACTTGCAAGGTGGTCAAGAGGGCATAAGCTTTTCCTCTGCACTTTGGAGATCAGTTTGTGGTGGAGGTGGTAGTGTGTCTTGGAAGGTGATCCTACTGAAAGTTCTTCTAAGATTAAGTGCACTTTGATGGTCCTCCATTTTATGGTTCATATGATTTCTCTCCAAAGGTGAAGCCACATCAATTTTCTGGACACAGTTTGCAGGAGCGTTGGAAGGCTTAAAACTATGTTTCTTTTTCAGGTCGAGATAATTTCTCTTGCAAGGTGAAAGTTTACTGACACAAAAAAAATTACAggattttatgttctcttcagATACAAAAGCACTTTGAGGATCATCTTATGgttgatatatataattttctcgAAACTATATTAAAGTTTTTTGGCgtaaaaaatataagattttaaagGTTTAGAATTTTGATTAATCTTATCGATTCGTATCGATGTGCTGATCAATTATTTTATGATGTATATCGAATTATATCGAATGTACCGATACATAATATACGGAGGTATATCGTTTATATGGAACGATACACGATGAACCttacttaaaattataaaattttcagctctaaaattttaatttatctgTAGAAAGGATTTTTAGATCCAAATGCAGCACCGGAAGATGATGGAATGGTAGAGATGCTTCTCTTGAGAGGTAATAAACCGACATCAAAGTTCTTCGGCACAGAAGAAGAATCTCCACTCCGACCCATCCATTTCATATAGCTTTAGCTAATATGACTTGAACGATCAGTACAGCCATGGCGAGGGGGACGCATGTGATGGTAAAATGGATTCTCTTCAGAAAGAGGAAAAAAGCCTGGTTTCTTGTGCAGGTTGCAAAGTCCTGTGCATTCAAGAGGCGTACTGAGTTCCCTATTCATGTGTTGAAAACAGGAGGTTCGGATGTACGACAAGAAAGCACCACAAGCAAACCTCCTTATTGCTTGTTGAACACAAACACGAGAAGACGAAAGAGACAAACGGCGATCGTCAATCTCATGTCCTCCTTTTGATCCGCAACCCAACCTCCATCGACAACCATGTTTACATACGTTGTTCCATGGATGGCGATGGTAAGCATTCTTCCGCTGTGCAGAGTTATAGCTTTCAAGATTGGTGATCACCACCTGAGCAATTAATTAGTCTTCTGCAACAAGATCGAGTGATGGAATCTGATCTAAACTCTCCATCAGTTGCTTACTGATTAAGGAAGAGCAGAGCAGTGCTATGATTGTGGGTGGGTCtctgagatgatgatgatgatgatgatgagactatAATTATTATCCGCTGTCCAACAGAAGCACACATGAGGAGAAAACCCCACAAGTTTttatctcctcctcttctcctataTTAAATGGTTGCTTTGCCTACCTACCCACCACACTTCACATGTTGCCCACACTCCTCTCTATGTGGCAAAAAGGCCTCAAATCATATGCTGCAACAGTAACAAGGAACCTAACTCTCTCACAACCACCGTTCTCACCACCCCACCCTTATCATCTTTGGACTTCCATTTTCTTTTATGGCCACTGAAGGAGCTAAAGATCTGAACGAACAGGAGACTACATGTCATCAGCATTTCTTTTCTCCTTGGAGAAGGAATAGAATGGGATGATGGACCAATCGCTGCATTAGCTAGCTTCTCAAAGACCATGGATATATTTCATTGTTCCTGTGGGCAAATAAGATCACAGTTTGGGATACAAGCTTAACTCATCTATGTGTGTTTTCCTTCTTCCAATGGTCTGATGTATCTGAAGACATACGGACCAGGAATGGTTCGGCTGCTGCAAGCTTCGCAGCTTTGGAATCCCAGATGGCAGCACAGGCATATGGCTTCGGTGCAACTACCGGTGGATGGTGTTGGTGTTGCGGTGGATGTTGGTGGCGACTCGTTAGGAGGCGACTGTTTCGGGTGGTGGTGAGGCAAGCTTATGGAGAGATCGAGGTCGAGGTCGAGGTCGAGGTCGAGGTCGAGGTCGAGGTCTTGGTCTTGGTCTTCGTGGTGGCGGCTGGCGTCGCTGCTCATGCGGCCGTCGTCGGTGGAGTCGGCCGTAGACTTTGCGGCAGCGGCTGCTGTTTCTTGTGGCAGGGGAATGAGGAAGTCTTGGTGTTGGTGTAGGGAGGTGAAGGTGGCCGCGGCGCCGGTGATCGGCCGGTGCGTCTGGGGATCGATGCCTCGGCCGAGGAGCTTCCGCTTGATgtgggtgttccagtagttcttgatctcgttgtccgtcCTCCCGGGCAATCGCCCAGCTATCAGAGACCACCTGCAGACACGAAACAAGCATCTATAGGTCTTCCTTCACACCCACCTATCATGAATCGACgaacagaaagaaagaaagcgaCGCGCTTACTTGTTTCCCAGCAAGCCATGGAGTTTGATGATGAGCTCATCTTCCTCCTCCGTGAAATTGCCGCGCTTGAGATCAGGCCGAAGGTAGTTTATCCACCTGAGCCggcagctcttgccacatctcagcAACCCTACACAAGAACAGAAACCAAGAAACTTAGCATTCCTGGACGTACTCATAGGATGAAGCTCATATCTCGTGGAAGGGAACCTGCAGCTTTGGGGAGGGATCTCCAGCAGCCCTCACCATGAGCTGTGATATAGGTGATCAGCTTCTGGTCCTCTTCCTTGGTCCAAGCTCCTTTGTTGGTGTGAGCCTTCTCACAGCAGGGAGATCTGCCCATGATATCAGACGGACGCAACAGGTACTTGTGACGAGTGGCAGCAGTGGGAATAAGATCGAGAGGAGATggggttagagagagagagagagatgagcttGAGCTGGAACAGGAGTGgaatgaggagagagagagagagacagagaggaggTGGATGGGATATATACAAGAAGCAGAACAACAAAGAGGGAGCGCCCATTGACTCGATCCCTTTTGTCCCATTTGACCGAGTTGGTGCGGAGGGGGCGAGTGGTTGCAAAGCACGGCGCTGGATATGGTAGGTCAGGTCTACTTTTACGTGAGTGTTCTCTTGTGCAATTTGCTCCTTCAGTCTATTCACTTCAtttattatctctctctctctctctctctatctctctatctctctctctgtgtctgtGGGATGTGTGTGGATGGATGTCTATCTCTATTCCACCGACATTGCCTTTGCGCCTCCCTCACACTCACTCCACCTTTTAAGGATCCTCTAAAGCCCAACTTATATGCATGTGAGTGTGTGCTTGTTTGTGGGGGGAAGAGAAAGTGTGGAAGAATCTAATCTATTTGGTGACCAACCCTTCTCTCATGCTGTGTCCACCCCTACTTTTATTGTGGAACAAGTTCTTCCTTTCTTTAACTCTTTATTCCTATTATCTTAAAACAATGGATGGGATGATCTTTCACTTAAATATTTGGCACTCTTGTTGTGGGTTGggttaaaatattaatcttagtTCATCGAAGAAGCATGAAATTTCATTGAAATATGGAGTGGTTTATTTCATGATAATATTTTAACAAAGTTATCCATGTgcctcatattttatttttaccaGTTTTGGTCAACAATAAACTTCAAAGTTAAGAAGAATGCACAACATTTTActtcaaattttatttgaattaCATTGCTGGATTAACATGATGATTTAATCATAGCATAATTAACAAGATAGGATAGGATGAGCTTTTTCTTGAATTAGGCATGTGTTTAACAATATCAAATCATGCATGTATAAGAGCTTCCAAAGCATTGCATAAATCCCTTGTGTAATTGAACTCTCATACTTGATTGATGCCAAGGTAAGAACACCTCGAATCAAATTGGAGTCTTGGAATGAATTCCAAGACCAATTACTAGGAGCTAAAAAGACAGCCACAGGGAAGTGAGACTAAGATCCCTGTACAGATTCATGGCTTAAAGGACAAGTTGATTACACCAGAGACATTCCAATATATGGTCATATCTGATGAAATAAGGCAACCTTTAATGTTCCTAATCAAAGATCCAGTAATGGAGAAAGCAAGTAGAAGTTAAGGTAAAggatagagagaaagagagagagagagaaaaaaaaataaaaggactCCCATTACTCCCCAACTAAGTCCAATAGGAGGAAGTAGGTGCACGCTTCAATCAAATCAGTGCCCATTTGCTCAGTGCACTCACAAATATCTTGGTGCCCTGTTGACCAAGGTCAGCAATTAAGTGTCATCAGACCCATCTCACTAAATGAAGGAAGAGGTTGGTGGGTGGATCTGGGGGGGTATAGTGGCCTGGGGATGATCCAATGCCCCTACAAGTTGGAAAGAGTAGAAGCTTTTGCAGAATCCAACTGGTGCATTTACTGGGATTCTGATTCCccaaccccctccccccccccccctcttcctttTTCTCTATATGCTGCTATCTCACACTTAAAACACTTTGTAACCCCTCTCCATTGTGTGTCCATACCAAAGTCTTTTTACCAACCTCTCTGTGTTGTGGTGGGCTAAATGATAAGCAGCTTTACCTGTGGATTTTTAAGCAGTTCCATCTCTAATGTATGCAATGAACTTGGCTTACACTGCCGGAGCATCTCTTTGCATGTTCCATCTCTAAGTCCACAATCACAATCATTTTCATCTTCTTCCCTGCGTTGATATAGAAGATGTTAATTCTAGTGACATAATTTCTTTTCATAGGTGAAAATTTGCAAATCTCATAAGCAATTGCTGTTTGGTCTGCTTGTACCAAACTTGAAGAGAACCTATGATTCCCAAACATTTCATTGTGTGATAACCAACTCAACTGAAAAATTGATATATGCTCTTATGTGGACAACATAATCTATTGTTCTGATAACCAAATGGGCACCAAAAAAGAATAATGGAATAAGCAACACCAAGGCTCACAACCAGCAAATACAAACAAGCTTAGCTTTCCTGGCAACAATATGTGAAGTTACAGCATGATGAAAAGACTACAGAATGGGAATGCAGCAGCTTTTATTTCAGCAGATGACTCATCTGAATTAATAGCCTCCGGAAGCAGGTAAATCAACTAAATACACTATCGAATTGGCTCTGGAAATATAATGATATAGTGGACTTCGAATCAGTCTCTATCAAAATTGGATCTCATATTGGCATTTAAATCAGTGATTATTTGAATTAGAGCATCCTCTTTATCTGCTTACAtccatattatttttcttattcacACAAAACATATGCAAAGATTGGTGACTTCAGCAAAGAAAATGGATTTGGAGGATGATCACCAACCTTTATGCTACTGTTCACTGATTTATGAGTTCTTTCTTGGTGACATATAAACCTAAATAGTTCAAGGCTTCTATAGTATGTATCTGGTTTATAAACTAACAAATGTCTCCTGCAAGATTCTTTGGTCCTTTAGTTTGGAAGAGTTTTCTCTTAAGACTGATAAATCGGATATGTGAGCAACCAAAAAAATATTGTTCCATTGTTGTGTCTTCTGCTTTCCATCCTCAAGTGTAGGATTTTATGACCCTGGGACTTGCCTACAATCTCCAACAGGATTCTGGATGCTACTGATCATGACAGAACTGAGAAGGATCTTACAGCTCATAAATTCTACAAAGTCCTCTTAAAGAAGACCACAAGATTTTGATCAACAACAAGAACACAAGCTTCGAATAGAGACAGAATGAACATAAGACTGCAGGAATCAAGGTTTCCATATCTTCATTGCACAATCTTCACCATATGTGACAACCAAATTTCTGTGAGGGTGATGGGTTACACCAATCACTTCTTTGTCGTGAACCTGTGAGCAAAGACAATGCAGAAATTAAACAGACTATTATAATTAGATCATCGCCATCAATTGAGAACATGAAAATGAACCTTAGAAATCAAGGTGTGCATTCCAATAACCAGACCTACTCTGTTTCCATCTCATGTAAACTTTGTTGACCTAATAAGGTAGAGTCCTTGTTTTAAAATGTCAACTTCCAATCATCGGGTTCATTTCATTGACAGCTTAAAGCATAACAAACTATTCTTATGCTCATACCCCAATAACTTCAAAAAGTATTTCCAAGTTGTTCCTCAGGAGAGGAGGCAAGATACAGAAAACTTCTTTCTGAGCACAGAATTAAATTCTGATAGTGAAACTTATTATCTCAGAAAACAATTCAGTATTTCTTACTACAtgaaggaaacaaaaaaaaactaaACAGCAGGAAAGTTCATAACTTTCTAGAAGTAGAAAAGCTGAAAAATTGTTCTTTCTACAATGTGTGATCTTGTTTTTGTTGTCTCGATTTACTAGACATCTATGTTTCTAACATATGCAGTATCCATGTATGATACATATCTCGGAGGAATCCTCAGATAAAAACAAGGTATATGACAGATACCTTTTTGTAGCATTTTTAAATTAGTTCTTAAGAAAAGGGGATCTAATAGGACACTTGGATGAAGTTCCTATATAGGGTATACTTTCTTTTAGCATTCCTGGAAAGGCATTTGTGCCATTGCATTGAGGAGGAGCTTTGAAACCCATCATCCTTAACTTCCACTCTCTTCGTCTTCCCTTACCTTCAGTCTCTTTTCTTCTTGTGACCACTGACCTCAAGGGAAGACGAAGAGAGTGGAAGTCAAGGTTGATGGGTTTCAGATGGAGAAGTGTGAAGCAGTGGAAAAATATGCCAGGAGAGTAGGCATAAATGGTGAAGTTGTTGCAGTGAGTCAGACCAAGATTACCAGATAGGCTAGAAATTCTCAAGGAATTGAAGATCTTTTTGGTTTTTCTATAAATAGTTTAGTGGCGTACTGGAGTCCAATATTGCAGTAATCTTCACACATCTTAAAGTCTTTCTACTCAACCTTTCCGAAATTTCCCAATCTACAGAAATAACATAGATAAGATACTTTCACATCTTGTGTTCTGGAACCCCATTTATAGCTTGGCTGTTTTCTAGCTTGAATGTTGCACATGATACTTCAATTAATTATCCCTATAACAACAAGAACATTGTGACTAAATGAATGAAAACATACCAAACAGCATAGACCAAGAACACTAACCTTCATTAGGTGTTCCAGCTTACCAGACTGGTGGCTAAAACAATACATATTCCTGCAGAGTACCAAGacattaaaaaaatgataaattagAAGTTTTTCTGCACTCAACAAAATAAGAGCAAAGACAACTAATAGTGAACAAAGTATCACCAAAAGCATCCAACAATTCCGTATGGAAAgcgaaaataaaataaagtaagcAATATCTCTTAGCTCCACTATAAGGGTTGAATTGAAAGAAAGGGCAGCAAGAAAACATCACTTTTTAGCATTTTAATACTGCAACCCCATGACAAGGGAAAACTGTGTATCATTCAGTATGTAATGGAACATACAACATTCAACAAGGAAAATAGAAATACTGACAACAAGAGTAAATAAAATATAGGCCACAAAAAGTATTTTATGTAGCATTATCTTCTAAATCCAACCAAATTGTCAGATTCAAATCACTTCCATATTTTTGCTAATATTTCTTGAAGCAGGATAGCATGAAGTATAAAACTCCAAAGGAATCTAACCAATGTCAATGATTTCTTTAATAACAAAAACTAGGGCATCTTGTCAGAAGCCAATACAAACTTTACATCTCCAAGAGGGGTTTCTCCAGCTATAAATGCATAAAATAAGGAGTATGATATCCAATTGTGTCCAAAGACACAAAATATTAGAAGATGAATATTCTACACATTCTCACAATATCAGCAATATCAACCAGATCCACAAACTTCAAATGTATCTTAATAAAAAACCTAAAATTGATGTCCTTCATTTATCATAGTAATATTAGAATTCACCAATCAAAATAAGGAGAAGACTAAAATTCACAATAAGAGGTAAATTACATTAAATACCATTAAATATTGTTTTGTGTGTTATCAGAGGATATATCTAACCCATCGTCCCATGCCCATTTTTCAATTCTGTTTTTGCCAAACCATGTAACCATGTGTCCTCAACCAAGCCTAGTTGCATATCAGATTAGGTGGGTGACAAGTTTAATTTAGGAAAGGGAAGAAAAATAGATCTATAACTGAAGAATTGAAAATAACAAAGGCACTAAACAGGAAAGTATAGAAAGTCACAAGAAGTGTTTCTCATACATGTCTTCACCAACACAGTAGATCCATTCTCCTTTTGGGGAAACGCAGGCTGCAACAAAATCTCCCCCTTCTCTCTTCCCAGAGGAGAAGCTTTTTACAACCTGTGAGCACATCAATCGATTTTTCTTTAGATATGTACCACAATGTGTTAACATTCAAAAAACCGAGCCAATTAAAAATGTGAGAAATATAAAATATAGGAGACCTATGACTACATACGCATAATATGAATGCTCAAATTGAAGCATTTCAATAAGTTGCTACTCTCAGCTCGTGTCAGTCGGTATATAACAGTATCTGGTTATGTGCCATATTATTTAGGTCCAATCTCTCTGGATGAACATATCAGCAGTATTGCATTGAGAAATGACCAGATTTGCTCTTTGGACTTCATTTTGGGATTAGGATGTGTTGATCACAAACAATAACAATCATTCAttctctggcttcaaaactgaggATTATCATGCCACACAGCATAGATGGAATGTAATTATGACAGTTATTTGCAATTCTGCACACACTGAGGTATGAACATAGGCATTGGCCAAATTTATGGCATATGCCAATTGGCATAAGAGCATGCCGATGGCAAGACATGGTTGACAAATAGCTCGACATTCCATGGACATTCTCTTTGATGACATATCTCAAATCAGATAAAAAGAGAACTCCACTCTTCTCTCCGCTCCTACTATCTTTCTAGGAGATTCCACTTAACTTTGTATGTAGACTTTCATTTTGATGGTTGCTTGAtcacaaaagaaaaataataatgcaCGACATTTGAATATGTTCGCAACATTGGGCTACACATTTCCATCATTGCATCAATCCAAAAGGTTTTGCTATGTAACTTCTTGCAATTACTGAAAAAATCATGAGATCAGAACATTAAATTCATCATCTTCATAAGCAAGGAGTTCTTACTAAGATCCCTGAGAAAGTACCTTTTCTGTTAGTATCACAACACTTTTGACATTTTCGTATCATCAATTTCGTAAATGCAATTGTTTTTATCTACTGTTTGCTTAAACTCTGACCATAGGATCGGGATAGACTCTGAATGACCAGGGCTCTTAATTCAATAAATGGTGGCATACGATGATTGTTCTTATTGAAGACAACCATGTTTCTGCTGAACTTTGGCAGAGTCTACTCAGAGCCTTTATGTCAAGTTATGCGGATTTTAGTTGTTCAGTAAACTTCTGTGCTAAAACAAATTGTAAACTTTTCAATGTGTTTTGTTTGTCTTCCAATTTTTATAATCTGTCTGATCATACTTAATTTAACATTTGTATATTATAAATACTACAGATTGAGGTCCTTATGTTGTTCACAAATGTATAGAAATAACAAATATTTATAATCTAAGCTTTTTCCAAATTCTTGATTGCCACTTTACCACTCTGTCAAAGTTTGTAAAGCTTGAATATTCTAGTACCATGCAATCAAATTCTTCACCATATATTTCTTCATCACAGAACACAAAAAGCTAGTAGAACAACTTATCCAATTCAATGTGTACACAACAAGCCTGAATATTCTAGTACCAAATGACGACATATATAGACCTACTTCCAAAAGATTATGAGATGGTTCTAGCGCAAATGAAAGATATATTTGAAATGTCATTACTAAGTAGCAGGAGTTGCCAAGTAGCACAAATACCTGTCCTTGAAGAGTCATCAAGTATACTGAAGATGTCTTATTGCAAACTATAATATGCTCAGCATTTTTGGGGAACAAATGAACAGAGTTCACAGATGCATCACCTCCCTGGAAGAGCAGATGAACATGTTGACAAATGAATCGCTGAAAATAAAATTGTTCATATGAGATGGAAGGCAAAGTATAAAAGATCCAAAGAATACTCTTAATGGAGGTGGTGGCTTGAAGGTCTGTAGACAATCTGTGCTCTTCACGTCCCACACCTGGCCCAAAACACAAAAAAACATTGAAGTACTGGATGAGATCATAAAAGTGAAAGAATGTGCACCAAAGAGTTGAAAAATAATACTGTTGGTACCTTCACGGTACAATCACTGGAAGCTGTAATAACACGGCTGCCATCATTTGAGAAAATTGCATCATTTACATAAGAAGTGTGACCTCTGAATTCTTTTAATAACTTCCCAGATTTAAGGCCGTGGATTCTGCCATGGAAATGAATCAGAGTTACAAATGGTTATCATTCATAACCAATGTAAGAAAGTTTTAAGAAACAAACACAACATATTTGCCAAATAGAAAAATCTTAAATCTGATATATGTTGGACAAACCCATGGCTGCAGCTCATACGCGTCAAGGATTGCTTAACACAATTTCACCAACCTTAGTCGAAATAAAAGACAGTGGCTACACAAATTTATCCAGGCATATGGAAAAGCTTAACTTCACAGATAGAAGCACACAGGAAAACTTTGTTCTTATATAAATCTGTCTGGCTTTGAAAGGGCCCAGCAACTTTACAGGGCTGTGGAGAGGTGATACAACACAACAAAACCCCTCAAAAGCTAAAACTGTAAACCCCTCAATTCAATTTAAGTTATTGTGAAATATGCTATTAGACCAGGTTGTTCAAGTTAAATGTCCCAATGGCTAGTTTGTTGAATAAAACACACAACAGCTATTTAGCTGAAGATCCACTTTCTTCTCTATACAATTTAgctgaaatataaatatatagtttcaatttacaactgaTCCCTATTCAATGCTAGTTAAGAAAACAAAGACATCAGGAACAGCATAGAGATAGAGGCATCAGTAGGGCAATTCCTAGAAAGTTCATCCATCACAATGgaacatataaataattttaacacttgGCAAAATGCTGCAATTGGGAACCGAATCTCACTTTCCATTGTCCTGGCACTAACaataaatcaataataaatacTTTAAATCTAATAAATTACCTATTGAATCCCTTTCTTCTCTAAAACACACTATATTTAATCTTAGTGTCTATGATAGGATTCAAAATCTTTAAAAAAGGATTAGAAATGATAAATTTCTTGTAGAAGTTATGATTGATAATTGTGAATATTCTAAAGAGGATAAGATATAAAGAGGAGACTATTCTCGATATCATATAATGCTATCCATGAATGTCACACATAGTGCGGAGTATAGAAGTCAAGATAGATAATTATCACAATGTAGCAACTACAAAATTAAAAGAAATTTGATGTGTGTATTACTAAAATTTTTTCTTTACTTGTTGATACGGATTGGTATTTACT harbors:
- the LOC135622784 gene encoding transcription factor MYB8-like isoform X2, which translates into the protein MGQKGSSQWALPLCCSASCIYPIHLLSVSLSLSSFHSCSSSSSSLSLSLTPSPLDLIPTAATRHKYLLRPSDIMGRSPCCEKAHTNKGAWTKEEDQKLITYITAHGLLRCGKSCRLRWINYLRPDLKRGNFTEEEDELIIKLHGLLGNKWSLIAGRLPGRTDNEIKNYWNTHIKRKLLGRGIDPQTHRPITGAAATFTSLHQHQDFLIPLPQETAAAAAKSTADSTDDGRMSSDASRHHEDQDQDLDLDLDLDLDLDLDLSISLPHHHPKQSPPNESPPTSTATPTPSTGSCTEAICLCCHLGFQSCEACSSRTIPGPYVFRYIRPLEEGKHT
- the LOC135622784 gene encoding transcription factor MYB8-like isoform X1, yielding MGQKGSSQWALPLCCSASCIYPIHLLSVSLSLSSFHSCSSSSSSLSLSLTPSPLDLIPTAATRHKYLLRPSDIMGRSPCCEKAHTNKGAWTKEEDQKLITYITAHGEGCWRSLPKAAGLLRCGKSCRLRWINYLRPDLKRGNFTEEEDELIIKLHGLLGNKWSLIAGRLPGRTDNEIKNYWNTHIKRKLLGRGIDPQTHRPITGAAATFTSLHQHQDFLIPLPQETAAAAAKSTADSTDDGRMSSDASRHHEDQDQDLDLDLDLDLDLDLDLSISLPHHHPKQSPPNESPPTSTATPTPSTGSCTEAICLCCHLGFQSCEACSSRTIPGPYVFRYIRPLEEGKHT